In Hevea brasiliensis isolate MT/VB/25A 57/8 chromosome 13, ASM3005281v1, whole genome shotgun sequence, a single genomic region encodes these proteins:
- the LOC110646326 gene encoding nuclear matrix constituent protein 1 isoform X1, translating to MFTPQRRQSPAITLTPRSEVRKSGAVNVASTNLKIGGKGKEVAFTDGSMPPPLPPPPLPPPLGSLSGNGAELDSEDMGDWKRFKEAGLLDEVVMERKDRQALLEKASRLEKELFDYQYNMGLLLIEKKEWNLKYEELRQALAETQEILRREQSAHRIAFSEAEKREGNLRKALSTERQCVAGFEKAFCDLQEERARIKHASDSKLADAKALAVGMEEKSVEVEEKMRVAEAKLAEINRKNSELDVKLQELEARESVLQRECLSLNTEREAHEATFYKQREDLLEWERKLQKDEERLFDLRRTLNHREEKANENDKILEQKNRDLEETEKKIDLSFAKLKEKEDDINNRLSDLTAKEKKADSMRSILERKENDLLALEENLSAREKVEVQQLVDEHRASLDTKTQELELELEDKRKDLDDELRSKVEVLGQREVEILHREEKLRKREQALDRKLERVKEKEKDLDVKTKGLKDKEKSMKAEQKKLDLDHQKLLSDKESLQVLKDDCEKIRSEIAQQELQIGEKSENLKITSNERLEHLRLQAELKQELEKCRRHEEFLLKESEDLKEDRDKFEKEWEVLEGKRTQLSKELNKIIEERKHFVKLQCNEQERLKKDENAMKEYIQRELEAVRLEKESFEVRKKREQLVLSENAEMEHDQMVRNFESQRSNFEANLVSRREAMEKAMRERERLFDEQRERERKDISYLKEVAHKELEEIRAEKHKIEKEKQEVAKNKEKLEGQQIGMQKDIDELVMLSNKLRDQREQVIRDRNLFLTFVEKHKSCKNCVDITSEFILSDLLPPDMEDRRILPLQRQADEILRNDQDDVDVTVVMNVNRSPSEHDLGYSNSQERMSWFRKCTSKIFSISPTKKKEHVSVPILAEEKTDGFGMLASKAARGSVAGDEFEQLHFDAIKGKADGYSMSVDDHGNMDSKVEDAEQSELKSSRSKPGRRRKGGISRTRSVKAVVEDAKLFLEKSSEGPEHYAKKVQSNDIYQNIDESIEKPASNIARKRERAPTETEQDAGDSEGCSESVTTGGRRKRRQMVASAITPGQKRYNLRRHRTAGAPSANEAFSGLTKTGEKEADGGASVEPTRKPETALASSLGVASETGKSTDALKVTTLKNVEFSQDRAVRADISKSIEIMELSEEVNGTTEYGDEDENGSTIHEEDEEDYDVDDELEHPGEVSIGKKIWTFFTT from the exons ATGTTCACACCGCAGAGGAGGCAGTCGCCAGCGATTACATTAACTCCTCGAAGCGAGGTGCGTAAGAGCGGTGCCGTAAATGTGGCTTCGACTAACCTGAAGATTGGAGGTAAGGGTAAAGAGGTAGCGTTTACTGATGGATCAATGCCACCGCCGCTGCCGCCGCCGCCGCTTCCACCGCCGTTGGGTTCGCTGAGTGGTAATGGTGCGGAGTTGGATAGTGAAGATATGGGTGATTGGAAGCGGTTTAAGGAAGCGGGTCTATTAGATGAAGTGGTCATGGAGAGAAAGGACCGTCAGGCGCTTCTTGAGAAGGCCTCGAGGCTTGAAAAGGAG CTTTTTGATTACCAATATAATATGGGGCTTCTCCTTATTGAGAAGAAAGAGTGGAATTTGAAATATGAAGAACTAAGGCAAGCATTAGCAGAAACTCAGGAGATCCTTAGGCGTGAGCAGTCAGCACATAGAATTGCATTCTCTGAAGCTGAGAAGAGGGAGGGAAATTTAAGAAAAGCTTTAAGCACTGAGAGGCAGTGTGTGGCTGGT TTTGAAAAGGCTTTCTGTGACTTGCAAGAGGAGCGTGCACGGATCAAGCATGCTTCTGATTCAAAGTTGGCTGATGCAAAAGCTTTAGCTGTTGGGATGGAAGAAAAATCTGTGGAGGTGGAAGAAAAGATGCGTGTTGCTGAAGCCAAGCTTGCTGAAATCAACAGAAAGAATTCAGAGTTGGATGTGAAATTGCAAGAGTTGGAAGCTCGTGAAAGTGTGCTTCAGAGGGAGTGTCTCTCTTTAAATACTGA GAGAGAAGCACACGAGGCAACTTTCTACAAACAAAGAGAAGATTTACTTGAGTGGGAGAGGAAACTACAGAAAGATGAAGAGAGATTATTTGACCTTCGAAGAACTCTCAACCACAGAGAGGAAAAGGCAAATGAAAATGACAAGATTCTTGAGCAGAAAAACAGGGATCTAGAGGAGACTGAAAAGAAGATTGATTTATCTtttgcaaagttgaaggaaaagGAAGATGATATAAATAATCGACTCTCAGATTTGACTGCAAAGGAGAAG AAAGCTGACTCTATGAGAAGCATCCTGGAGAGGAAGGAGAATGACTTACTTGCCTTGGAAGAAAATCTTAGTGCTAGAGAAAAA GTGGAAGTTCAGCAGCTTGTTGATGAGCATCGGGCTTCTCTGGATACTAAAACGCAAGAGCTTGAGTTAGAACTAGAGGATAAGAGGAAGGATCTTGATGATGAATTGAGAAGCAAGGTCGAGGTATTAGGGCAACGTGAAGTTGAAATTCTTCATAGGGAGGAAAAATTGAGGAAACGAGAACAAGCTTTGGATAGGAAGTTGGAGAGAGTGAAGGAGAAAGAAAAGGACCTTGATGTAAAAACAAAAGGTTTGAAGGATAAAGAAAAGTCTATGAAGGCTGAGCAGAAAAAGTTGGACCTTGATCATCAAAAATTGCTTTCTGATAAAGAGAGCTTGCAAGTTCTCaaagatgactgtgagaagataAGGTCTGAAATTGCTCAGCAGGAATTGCAGATTGGTGAAAAGAGTGAAAATCTTAAAATAACTAGTAATGAGAGGTTAGAGCACCTCCGGTTGCAGGCAGAATTGAAACAGGAATTGGAGAAGTGCAGGCGTCATGAGGAATTCCTTTTAAAAGAAAGCGAAGATTTGAAAGAGGACAGAGATAAGTTTGAGAAGGAGTGGGAAGTGCTGGAAGGGAAAAGAACTCAACTTAGTAAGGAGCTAAACAAAATTATTGAAGAGAGGAAGCATTTTGTGAAGTTGCAGTGCAATGAACAGGAAAGGCTGAAGAAAGACGAAAATGCAATGAAGGAGTACATTCAGAGGGAGTTGGAGGCTGTTAGACTTGAAAAAGAATCATTTGAAGTGAGAAAGAAGCGTGAGCAGCTTGTTTTATCCGAAAATGCTGAAATGGAGCATGATCAAATGGTGCGAAACTTTGAATCACAGAGAAGCAATTTTGAGGCTAATCTGGTGAGTAGGCGGGAGGCAATGGAGAAAGCCATGCGAGAAAGGGAGAGGTTATTTGATGAGCAGAGGGAGAGAGAACGTAAGGATATAAGTTACTTAAAAGAAGTTGCTCATAAGGAATTGGAAGAAATACGCGCTGAAAAGcataaaatagaaaaagaaaagcaagAAGTTGCTAAAAACAAGGAGAAGCTAGAGGGACAGCAAATTGGAATGCAAAAAGACATTGATGAGCTTGTGATGCTTAGCAATAAGCTACGGGACCAACGGGAACAGGTTATCAGGGACAGAAATCTCTTCCTTACATTTGTTGAGAAGCATAAGAGCTGCAAGAACTGTGTAGACATTACTAGTGAGTTTATACTTTCTGATCTTCTGCCTCCTGACATGGAAGACAGGAGGATCCTTCCCCTTCAAAGGCAAGCGGATGAAATTTTGAGGAATGATCAAGATGATGTGGATGTTACTGTTGTTATGAATGTCAACAGATCTCCTAGTGAACATGATTTGGGATATTCCAATTCTCAAGAGCGCATGTCTTGGTTCCGTAAATGCACTTCGAAGATTTTTAGCATATCACCTACTAAAAAGAAAGAGCATGTTTCAGTTCCAATTTTGGCAGAAGAAAAGACTGATGGATTTGGTATGCTTGCCAGTAAAGCAGCTAGAGGTAGTGTTGCTGGAGATGAATTTGAGCAGCTTCATTTTGATGCCATTAAAGGAAAGGCAGATGGATATTCCATGTCTGTTGATGATCACGGTAATATGGACAGTAAGGTAGAGGATGCTGAACAATCTGAGCTGAAGAGTAGTCGAAGTAAACCTGGGAGGAGACGCAAGGGTGGAATAAGTAGAACACGTTCAGTTAAAGCAGTCGTTGAAGATGCAAAGCTGTTTCTTGAGAAAAGCTCAGAAGGACCTGAACATTATGCAAAAAAGGTACAGTCTAATGATATTTATCAAAACATTGATGAAAGTATAGAGAAGCCAGCCAGCAACATTGCCAGGAAGCGGGAACGTGCACCAACTGAAACTGAGCAGGATGCTGGTGATAGTGAAGGATGTTCCGAGAGTGTAACAACTGGTGGTCGCAGGAAGAGGCGACAAATGGTGGCTTCAGCAATTACTCCAGGGCAAAAGCGCTACAATCTTAGGCGACACAGGAC TGCTGGGGCACCCTCTGCCAATGAAGCATTTTCTGGCTTGACCAAGACAGGGGAGAAAGAAGCTGATGGCGGTGCTTCTGTTGAACCAACACGAAAACCTGAAACTGCGCTTGCATCGTCACTTGGAGTTGCTAGTGAGACTGGCAAGTCTACAGATGCATTGAAGGTCACAACACTAAAAAATGTGGAGTTCTCACAGGATAGGGCAGTCAGG GCTGACATATCAAAATCTATTGAGATTATGGAGTTGAGTGAGGAAGTAAATGGTACTACAGAATATGGGGATGAAGATGAGAATGGCAG
- the LOC110646326 gene encoding nuclear matrix constituent protein 1 isoform X2 — protein sequence MEEKSVEVEEKMRVAEAKLAEINRKNSELDVKLQELEARESVLQRECLSLNTEREAHEATFYKQREDLLEWERKLQKDEERLFDLRRTLNHREEKANENDKILEQKNRDLEETEKKIDLSFAKLKEKEDDINNRLSDLTAKEKKADSMRSILERKENDLLALEENLSAREKVEVQQLVDEHRASLDTKTQELELELEDKRKDLDDELRSKVEVLGQREVEILHREEKLRKREQALDRKLERVKEKEKDLDVKTKGLKDKEKSMKAEQKKLDLDHQKLLSDKESLQVLKDDCEKIRSEIAQQELQIGEKSENLKITSNERLEHLRLQAELKQELEKCRRHEEFLLKESEDLKEDRDKFEKEWEVLEGKRTQLSKELNKIIEERKHFVKLQCNEQERLKKDENAMKEYIQRELEAVRLEKESFEVRKKREQLVLSENAEMEHDQMVRNFESQRSNFEANLVSRREAMEKAMRERERLFDEQRERERKDISYLKEVAHKELEEIRAEKHKIEKEKQEVAKNKEKLEGQQIGMQKDIDELVMLSNKLRDQREQVIRDRNLFLTFVEKHKSCKNCVDITSEFILSDLLPPDMEDRRILPLQRQADEILRNDQDDVDVTVVMNVNRSPSEHDLGYSNSQERMSWFRKCTSKIFSISPTKKKEHVSVPILAEEKTDGFGMLASKAARGSVAGDEFEQLHFDAIKGKADGYSMSVDDHGNMDSKVEDAEQSELKSSRSKPGRRRKGGISRTRSVKAVVEDAKLFLEKSSEGPEHYAKKVQSNDIYQNIDESIEKPASNIARKRERAPTETEQDAGDSEGCSESVTTGGRRKRRQMVASAITPGQKRYNLRRHRTAGAPSANEAFSGLTKTGEKEADGGASVEPTRKPETALASSLGVASETGKSTDALKVTTLKNVEFSQDRAVRADISKSIEIMELSEEVNGTTEYGDEDENGSTIHEEDEEDYDVDDELEHPGEVSIGKKIWTFFTT from the exons ATGGAAGAAAAATCTGTGGAGGTGGAAGAAAAGATGCGTGTTGCTGAAGCCAAGCTTGCTGAAATCAACAGAAAGAATTCAGAGTTGGATGTGAAATTGCAAGAGTTGGAAGCTCGTGAAAGTGTGCTTCAGAGGGAGTGTCTCTCTTTAAATACTGA GAGAGAAGCACACGAGGCAACTTTCTACAAACAAAGAGAAGATTTACTTGAGTGGGAGAGGAAACTACAGAAAGATGAAGAGAGATTATTTGACCTTCGAAGAACTCTCAACCACAGAGAGGAAAAGGCAAATGAAAATGACAAGATTCTTGAGCAGAAAAACAGGGATCTAGAGGAGACTGAAAAGAAGATTGATTTATCTtttgcaaagttgaaggaaaagGAAGATGATATAAATAATCGACTCTCAGATTTGACTGCAAAGGAGAAG AAAGCTGACTCTATGAGAAGCATCCTGGAGAGGAAGGAGAATGACTTACTTGCCTTGGAAGAAAATCTTAGTGCTAGAGAAAAA GTGGAAGTTCAGCAGCTTGTTGATGAGCATCGGGCTTCTCTGGATACTAAAACGCAAGAGCTTGAGTTAGAACTAGAGGATAAGAGGAAGGATCTTGATGATGAATTGAGAAGCAAGGTCGAGGTATTAGGGCAACGTGAAGTTGAAATTCTTCATAGGGAGGAAAAATTGAGGAAACGAGAACAAGCTTTGGATAGGAAGTTGGAGAGAGTGAAGGAGAAAGAAAAGGACCTTGATGTAAAAACAAAAGGTTTGAAGGATAAAGAAAAGTCTATGAAGGCTGAGCAGAAAAAGTTGGACCTTGATCATCAAAAATTGCTTTCTGATAAAGAGAGCTTGCAAGTTCTCaaagatgactgtgagaagataAGGTCTGAAATTGCTCAGCAGGAATTGCAGATTGGTGAAAAGAGTGAAAATCTTAAAATAACTAGTAATGAGAGGTTAGAGCACCTCCGGTTGCAGGCAGAATTGAAACAGGAATTGGAGAAGTGCAGGCGTCATGAGGAATTCCTTTTAAAAGAAAGCGAAGATTTGAAAGAGGACAGAGATAAGTTTGAGAAGGAGTGGGAAGTGCTGGAAGGGAAAAGAACTCAACTTAGTAAGGAGCTAAACAAAATTATTGAAGAGAGGAAGCATTTTGTGAAGTTGCAGTGCAATGAACAGGAAAGGCTGAAGAAAGACGAAAATGCAATGAAGGAGTACATTCAGAGGGAGTTGGAGGCTGTTAGACTTGAAAAAGAATCATTTGAAGTGAGAAAGAAGCGTGAGCAGCTTGTTTTATCCGAAAATGCTGAAATGGAGCATGATCAAATGGTGCGAAACTTTGAATCACAGAGAAGCAATTTTGAGGCTAATCTGGTGAGTAGGCGGGAGGCAATGGAGAAAGCCATGCGAGAAAGGGAGAGGTTATTTGATGAGCAGAGGGAGAGAGAACGTAAGGATATAAGTTACTTAAAAGAAGTTGCTCATAAGGAATTGGAAGAAATACGCGCTGAAAAGcataaaatagaaaaagaaaagcaagAAGTTGCTAAAAACAAGGAGAAGCTAGAGGGACAGCAAATTGGAATGCAAAAAGACATTGATGAGCTTGTGATGCTTAGCAATAAGCTACGGGACCAACGGGAACAGGTTATCAGGGACAGAAATCTCTTCCTTACATTTGTTGAGAAGCATAAGAGCTGCAAGAACTGTGTAGACATTACTAGTGAGTTTATACTTTCTGATCTTCTGCCTCCTGACATGGAAGACAGGAGGATCCTTCCCCTTCAAAGGCAAGCGGATGAAATTTTGAGGAATGATCAAGATGATGTGGATGTTACTGTTGTTATGAATGTCAACAGATCTCCTAGTGAACATGATTTGGGATATTCCAATTCTCAAGAGCGCATGTCTTGGTTCCGTAAATGCACTTCGAAGATTTTTAGCATATCACCTACTAAAAAGAAAGAGCATGTTTCAGTTCCAATTTTGGCAGAAGAAAAGACTGATGGATTTGGTATGCTTGCCAGTAAAGCAGCTAGAGGTAGTGTTGCTGGAGATGAATTTGAGCAGCTTCATTTTGATGCCATTAAAGGAAAGGCAGATGGATATTCCATGTCTGTTGATGATCACGGTAATATGGACAGTAAGGTAGAGGATGCTGAACAATCTGAGCTGAAGAGTAGTCGAAGTAAACCTGGGAGGAGACGCAAGGGTGGAATAAGTAGAACACGTTCAGTTAAAGCAGTCGTTGAAGATGCAAAGCTGTTTCTTGAGAAAAGCTCAGAAGGACCTGAACATTATGCAAAAAAGGTACAGTCTAATGATATTTATCAAAACATTGATGAAAGTATAGAGAAGCCAGCCAGCAACATTGCCAGGAAGCGGGAACGTGCACCAACTGAAACTGAGCAGGATGCTGGTGATAGTGAAGGATGTTCCGAGAGTGTAACAACTGGTGGTCGCAGGAAGAGGCGACAAATGGTGGCTTCAGCAATTACTCCAGGGCAAAAGCGCTACAATCTTAGGCGACACAGGAC TGCTGGGGCACCCTCTGCCAATGAAGCATTTTCTGGCTTGACCAAGACAGGGGAGAAAGAAGCTGATGGCGGTGCTTCTGTTGAACCAACACGAAAACCTGAAACTGCGCTTGCATCGTCACTTGGAGTTGCTAGTGAGACTGGCAAGTCTACAGATGCATTGAAGGTCACAACACTAAAAAATGTGGAGTTCTCACAGGATAGGGCAGTCAGG GCTGACATATCAAAATCTATTGAGATTATGGAGTTGAGTGAGGAAGTAAATGGTACTACAGAATATGGGGATGAAGATGAGAATGGCAG
- the LOC110646317 gene encoding protein decapping 5, with the protein MATENSTNTASTSRSNSTADSYIGSLISLTSKSEIRYEGVLYNINTEESSIGLKNVRSFGTEGRKKDGPQIPPSDKVYEYILFRGSDIKDLQVKSSPPVQPMPPINNDPAIIQSHYPRPVSTPASLPPAVTGSLSDIGSHNAQMGLPGSNFQGGLPLYQPGGNLGTWGASPPPPNANGNGLAMPMYWQGYYGPPNGLPHLHQQSLLRPPPGLSMPSSMQPMQYPNFNAPLPTGASNLPVSNLPTSNLPVSNFPASLPDIQSPLLSVGSGTSSLNLASTSSAPSTLPSTLPPVLSASLASETLQSLLPNKAPSSALPAANLSASLPALSPLTSSGPELNTIAPLISNKPNAISGPTMPYQSTAQSTSSVVTSNSLRTETPTPSLITPGQLLQSGPTTIPSSQPVQTGHKDVEVVQASTTLSTEPSVPAVTEAQPPILPLPVPARASYKPNGAPFHSRHGYRGRERGRGTGSSRSVTKFTEDFDFMAMNEKFNKDEVWGHLGKSNKSHSKDREDGKGSDEDDSQYEDDDELTKIEIKPLYNKDDFFDTLSCNALDQDYQNGRTKFSEQLKIDTETFGDFQRYRGGRGGRGPPRGGRPYGSYHGRGYGYGYGYGYGYGGRGRGRAMPNRAS; encoded by the exons ATGGCTACGGAGAATAGTACCAATACGGCATCGACTTCGAGATCTAATTCGACCGCCGATTCCTACATAGGCAGCTTGATAAGCTTGACGTCCAAGAGTGAGATCAGATACGAGGGCGTTCTCTACAATATCAACACCGAAGAGTCCAGCATCGGATTGAAAAACG TGCGGTCATTTGGAACAGAAGGACGGAAAAAGGATGGTCCGCAAATCCCTCCCAGTGACAAAGTTTATGAATACATATTGTTCCGTGGAAGTGACATCAAG GACTTACAGGTTAAGTCTTCTCCCCCTGTTCAGCCTATGCCACCTATAAACAATGATCCAGCTATTATACAG TCTCACTATCCTCGCCCAGTTTCTACACCTGCGAGCTTGCCTCCTGCTGTTACTGGGTCTTTGAGTGATATCGGATCCCACAATGCTCAAATGGGACTACCTGGGTCTAATTTCCAAGGTGGGCTACCTTTATATCAACCTGGAGGGAATCTAGGAACATGGGGTGCTTCACCTCCTCCCCCAAATGCAAATGGGAATGGGCTTGCTATGCCAATGTATTGGCAAGGTTACTATGGCCCTCCAAACGGGCTTCCTCATTTACACCAGCAATCTTTGCTTCGACCACCACCTGGGTTGTCAATGCCTTCTTCCATGCAGCCAATGCAGTATCCCAATTTTAATGCCCCTTTACCCACTGGAGCCTCAAACTTGCCGGTTTCAAACTTGCCAACTTCAAACTTACCGGTTTCAAACTTTCCAGCTTCCTTACCAGATATTCAGTCTCCTTTGCTTTCTGTTGGTAGTGGTACTAGTTCCCTTAATTTAGCATCCACTTCTTCAGCACCATCAACTTTGCCTTCAACTTTACCCCCAGTGCTCTCTGCTAGTTTAGCTTCAGAAACATTACAGAGTTTGCTTCCTAATAAGGCTccaagttctgcacttcctgcagCCAATTTAAGTGCCAGCTTACCAGCGCTCTCTCCTTTGACTTCTTCAGGCCCAGAATTAAACACCATTGCACCACTGATCTCCAATAAGCCTAATGCAATTTCTGGTCCAACAATGCCATATCAAAGCACTGCACAATCTACATCTTCAGTTGTGACCTCTAATTCTCTTCGAACAGAAACACCAACACCTTCACTGATAACCCCAGGTCAGCTGTTGCAGTCTGGACCAACTACAATCCCTTCTTCACAACCTGTGCAAACAGGTCATAAAGACGTGGAGGTGGTTCAAGCATCAACAACATTATCAACAGAACCATCAGTGCCTGCTGTTACAGAAGCTCAGCCACCAATACTCCCATTACCTGTTCCAGCACGGGCAAGTTATAAG CCAAATGGAGCTCCTTTTCATTCTCGTCATGGTTATAGGGGGCGGGAAAGAGGAAGAGGAACTGGG AGTTCACGTTCTGTGACAAAATTTACTGAGGATTTTGATTTTATGGCAATGAATGAGAAATTCAACAAGGATGAAGTATGGGGTCATCTTGGCAAGAGTAACAAATCTCATTCAAAGGACAGAGAAGATGGAAAAGGCAGTGATGAAGATGATTCTCAATATGAAGATGATGATGAATTGACTAAGATTGAAATTAAG CCCCTTTATAACAAAGATGACTTTTTTGATACTCTCTCCTGCAATGCACTTGATCAAGATTATCAGAATGGAAGGACTAAATTCTCCGAGCAACTGAAGATAGACACAGAG ACTTTTGGGGACTTTCAAAGATATCGGGGAGGTAGGGGTGGCCGTGGGCCTCCACGTGGTGGCCGTCCCTATGGGTCTTATCATGGACGGGGGTATGGCTATGGCTATGGCtatggctatggctatggtgggcGGGGCCGTGGACGGGCCATGCCCAATCGTGCATCGTAG